One Rosa chinensis cultivar Old Blush chromosome 3, RchiOBHm-V2, whole genome shotgun sequence DNA window includes the following coding sequences:
- the LOC112193458 gene encoding peroxidase 21, translated as MASYKYKQHSLVLSFMITLFLLLLQFQVGISELQQNYYSQSCPNAEEIIKQEVTNLYEEHGNTAVSWIRNLFHDCIVEGCDASLLLEAADGMESEKASDRSFGMRNFKYVNTIKQALEKECPLTVSCADVITLSARDGIVMLGGPRIEMKTGRRDSKESHARVVDESIPNHNDSISLVLSRFQSIGIDVEGTVALLGAHSVGRVHCLNLVHRLYPTVDPTLDPDHAAYLKVRCPNPIPDPEAVQYSRFDRETPMILDNMYYKNVLNHKGLLIIDQQLSSDPETLPFVEKMASDNGYFYEQFSRAAILLSENNPLTGDQGEIRKDCRYVNRS; from the exons ATGGCTTCCTATAAATATAAGCAGCACTCTTTGGTTTTAAGCTTCATGATCACGTTATTTCTGTTGCTCTTGCAATTTCAAGTTG GTATAAGTGAGCTGCAACAGAACTATTATTCCCAGAGTTGCCCTAATGCTGAAGAAATCATCAAGCAAGAGGTCACTAACCTTTACGAGGAACATGGAAATACCGCCGTCTCCTGGATCAGAAATCTCTTCCACGATTGCATTGTTGAG GGATGTGATGCGTCTCTGTTGTTAGAGGCGGCAGACGGGATGGAGTCAGAGAAAGCGTCGGATCGGAGCTTTGGGATGAGAAATTTTAAGTACGTGAACACCATCAAACAGGCCCTAGAGAAGGAATGTCCTCTTACAGTTTCTTGCGCTGATGTTATAACTCTTTCTGCAAGAGATGGCATTGTCATG TTAGGAGGGCCTCGGATTGAAATGAAAACGGGAAGGAGAGACAGCAAGGAGAGTCATGCAAGAGTGGTGGATGAGTCTATACCTAATCACAATGATTCCATCTCCTTAGTGCTCTCTCGATTTCAATCGATTGGCATCGATGTTGAAGGCACGGTTGCCCTTTTAG GAGCTCACTCCGTGGGTCGAGTTCACTGCCTGAACCTTGTGCACAGACTCTACCCTACTGTTGATCCAACTTTGGATCCCGACCATGCTGCGTACCTCAAAGTTCGCTGCCCGAATCCAATTCCTGACCCGGAAGCAGTGCAGTATTCAAGATTCGACCGCGAAACACCCATGATTCTGGATAACATGTACTACAAGAACGTCTTGAACCACAAGGGTTTGCTCATAATCGATCAACAACTGAGTTCTGACCCAGAGACATTGCCTTTTGTGGAGAAAATGGCTTCCGATAATGGATACTTCTACGAGCAGTTTTCGAGAGCTGCAATTCTTTTGTCGGAGAACAATCCACTTACTGGAGACCAAGGAGAGATCAGAAAGGATTGCCGCTATGTGAACCGCAGTTAG